One window from the genome of Cyprinus carpio isolate SPL01 chromosome B1, ASM1834038v1, whole genome shotgun sequence encodes:
- the LOC122135798 gene encoding uncharacterized protein LOC122135798, which translates to MRTPLIFLLLYVGAMAFGTLCSVVQSQTCGTSAGLTAEQCTDLDGPTRNFLTCAGVPSEPNADHILHLKGLISAALDVYSFMRSSVAGVPVMDLSGGISMNEDHVIRAWLDIKLTPLLSSISRNFLTCLSNRNFSCSAYQIVVKELSQHFSGLDPVRQKWIYSFFMYPFLSRNTSSGCVDPEDSTEDWLMKNFGLFSVMAQVRDFTSINMFFSGLEVLHLLSPEQKAELLLHPEEVGLTDSSLGLVFQSLLSTMLPSEDPWPSNNGTAYYMSTVPSASPQDPLGKARIMPVTVSWM; encoded by the exons ATGAGAACGCCTCTTATTTTCCTGCTCCTGTATGTGGGAGCGATGGCTTTCG GCACCTTGTGTTCAGTGGTGCAGAG TCAAACCTGTGGAACGAGTGCTGGGCTTACAGCAGAACAATGCACTGAT TTGGACGGTCCCACGCGGAACTTCCTGACATGTGCTGGCGTCCCATCAGAGCCTAATGCAGACCACATCCTTCACCTGAAGGGACTCATCAGCGCCGCTCTGGATGTCTACTCCTTCATG CGCTCCAGTGTGGCCGGTGTGCCGGTCATGGATCTATCGGGAGGCATCAGTATGAACGAGGATCACGTGATCAGAGCGTGGCTGGACATCAAACTCACTCCTCTGCTGTCGTCCATCTCCAGAAACTTCCTCACATGCCTCAGCAACAGAAACTTCAGCTGCAGCGCCTATCAGATAGt TGTAAAGGAGTTGAGTCAGCATTTCTCCGGTCTGGATCCAGTGCGACAGAAGTGGATCTATTCTTTCTTCATGTACCCGTTTCTCTCTAGAAATACATCCTCAG gtTGTGTAGATCCAGAGGACAGTACTGAGGACTGGCTCATGAAGAACTTCGGATTGTTCTCGGTCATGGCTCAAGTGCGAGACTTCACATCCATCAACATGTTTTTCAGCGGG CTGGAGGTTTTGCACCTCTTGAGTCCAGAACAGAAGGCAGAGCTACTCCTTCATCCGGAGGAGGTGGGCTTGACAGACAGCTCCCTCGGCCTGGTGTTTCAGAGTTTGCTTTCTACTATGTTGCCCTCTGAGGATCCATGGCCTTCAAACAATGGCACAGCATATTATATGAGCACCGTTCCATCTGCCTCACCTCAGGACCCTCTTGGAAAGGCAAGAATCATGCCAGTCACAGTATCCTGGATGTAA